A region from the Aquimarina sp. ERC-38 genome encodes:
- a CDS encoding DUF1800 domain-containing protein, producing the protein MTTDTNCNVASLDPYIPTSENPWTVRKINHLYRRIAFGATKEQVQNALIQEDPSALIDELIDNALVLPPTAIPEWGNWNKDQFDAAEKANKDFNNSYYRNQGRITMIQDLLQNQVRDRLTLFWSNHFVTEDRVYRSPAYQFQYYSLLQLHALGNFKDFTYDIGISNAMLAYLNGNQSTKDRPNENYARELYELFTLGVDNGYTETDIQQTAKALTGYVDTNKIPWGDILFTADKFSTDSKSIFNRTGNWGYDDAIDILFEQRETLIANFICEKLYRYFVSFNCNEGIVAQMAQTFINNNFEIAPVLRQLFKSEHFFDKEATGSIIKSPCDLLLCYQTELGFNYGADFNHIDFLNGNTRMLGQEVLNPIDVEGWQGDEDWISPDLLIGRWESIAQMINRARVTNNAQLRDFVMNLPINTLADGVINNSYQADDVTIVVRAILNYFLPRGLEDDTLFNEAVGVFKGDTYPENYYEPDAIAPNIWTLDLMGVPDQIAALLNHIAITPEFQLK; encoded by the coding sequence ATGACCACCGATACCAACTGTAACGTTGCATCTTTGGACCCCTACATTCCTACTTCGGAAAATCCATGGACCGTACGTAAAATTAATCATTTATACCGTAGAATTGCATTTGGAGCTACAAAAGAACAGGTTCAGAATGCCCTTATTCAAGAAGATCCGTCAGCACTTATTGACGAGTTAATAGATAATGCCCTGGTATTACCCCCTACTGCCATTCCCGAATGGGGGAACTGGAATAAGGATCAGTTTGACGCTGCGGAGAAAGCAAATAAAGATTTTAATAATTCTTATTACCGGAATCAAGGTAGGATTACCATGATTCAGGATTTATTACAAAATCAGGTTCGGGATCGCTTAACGCTTTTCTGGAGCAATCATTTTGTAACTGAAGATCGGGTGTACCGAAGTCCGGCCTATCAATTTCAATATTATAGCTTATTACAACTACATGCATTGGGTAACTTTAAAGATTTTACCTATGATATTGGAATTAGTAATGCGATGCTTGCTTACCTTAACGGAAATCAAAGTACCAAAGATCGACCTAATGAAAATTACGCTCGTGAACTTTATGAACTCTTCACTCTTGGCGTAGATAATGGTTATACTGAAACTGATATTCAGCAAACAGCTAAAGCTCTAACCGGGTACGTTGATACAAATAAAATCCCGTGGGGAGATATTCTTTTTACCGCTGACAAATTCAGTACGGATTCAAAATCTATTTTTAACCGAACGGGTAATTGGGGATATGATGATGCCATTGACATTCTTTTTGAACAGAGAGAGACGCTTATTGCTAATTTTATTTGTGAAAAATTATACCGGTATTTTGTAAGCTTTAATTGTAATGAAGGTATTGTGGCACAAATGGCGCAAACTTTTATCAATAACAATTTTGAAATAGCACCGGTACTTCGCCAACTTTTTAAAAGCGAACATTTTTTTGATAAAGAAGCTACCGGATCAATCATAAAAAGCCCGTGTGACCTTTTATTATGTTATCAAACCGAATTAGGTTTTAACTACGGAGCTGATTTTAATCATATTGATTTCTTAAATGGTAATACCCGAATGCTGGGTCAGGAAGTATTAAACCCAATTGATGTAGAAGGCTGGCAGGGAGATGAAGACTGGATCAGTCCTGATTTATTAATAGGAAGATGGGAGAGTATTGCACAAATGATCAATCGGGCGAGAGTTACCAATAATGCACAATTACGGGATTTTGTAATGAACTTACCTATCAATACCCTTGCCGATGGTGTTATTAATAATAGCTATCAGGCAGATGATGTGACTATTGTAGTTCGAGCGATCCTTAACTACTTTCTTCCTCGCGGATTAGAAGATGATACCTTGTTTAACGAAGCGGTCGGTGTATTTAAAGGTGATACATACCCGGAAAATTATTATGAACCTGATGCAATTGCACCTAATATTTGGACCCTGGATTTAATGGGAGTTCCGGATCAAATTGCCGCCCTTCTAAATCATATAGCTATTACCCCCGAATTCCAATTAAAATAA
- a CDS encoding aldo/keto reductase, which yields MDYRRLGNSDLEISKISFGCMSLDYKNPESVSLLHKALDQGVNFFDTADLYDWGENEKLIGKALKDMRKNVIIATKVGNEWNKDKSDWKWNPSKKYILQAVDRSLQRLQTDYIDLYQLHGGTIDDPIDETIEAFEHLKEQGKIRYYGISSIRPNVIREYVRKSNITSVMMQYSILDRRPEESCFSLLEEYQIGVLSRGTLAKGLLSGKPASDYLDYSASQVEKVSAKVRKIAKESNNTASQTAISFAFNQPVVASAVVGFRTREQLEDIFRDKSSFTLQKNQIECLQKSIAPIYYKNHR from the coding sequence ATGGACTACAGAAGACTAGGAAACTCGGATCTAGAAATTAGCAAAATATCCTTTGGGTGTATGTCTTTGGATTATAAAAATCCGGAGTCTGTTTCTTTACTTCATAAAGCCTTGGATCAAGGGGTTAATTTCTTTGATACCGCAGATTTGTATGACTGGGGTGAGAATGAAAAGTTAATAGGAAAGGCTTTAAAAGATATGCGTAAAAACGTCATTATTGCTACTAAAGTTGGAAATGAATGGAATAAAGATAAAAGCGACTGGAAATGGAATCCTTCTAAAAAATATATTTTACAAGCAGTAGATCGCAGTTTACAAAGACTACAAACGGACTACATCGATCTGTATCAATTGCACGGTGGAACGATCGATGACCCGATAGATGAAACCATCGAAGCTTTTGAACATTTAAAAGAGCAAGGTAAAATACGGTACTACGGAATTTCATCTATTCGACCAAATGTAATTAGGGAATACGTTCGTAAATCTAATATTACCAGCGTGATGATGCAATACAGTATTCTAGATAGAAGACCGGAAGAATCTTGTTTTTCCCTTTTAGAAGAATATCAAATAGGAGTGTTATCCAGAGGTACTCTAGCAAAAGGTTTATTATCCGGCAAACCAGCATCAGATTACTTAGATTATTCAGCTTCACAAGTTGAGAAGGTTAGTGCTAAAGTCCGTAAAATCGCAAAGGAATCAAATAATACAGCTTCTCAAACAGCAATTTCTTTTGCATTCAACCAACCTGTAGTAGCTTCTGCGGTAGTAGGTTTTAGAACCAGGGAACAATTGGAGGATATTTTTAGAGACAAATCTTCTTTTACTTTACAAAAAAATCAAATAGAATGCTTACAAAAAAGTATAGCACCTATTTATTATAAAAATCATCGTTGA
- a CDS encoding DUF1501 domain-containing protein translates to MTTKKQNTHVADSCNHEEHKQWNRRSFLQALGIVGGGTMALANSALSVAKPSPLAAAINTADNDRILVLIRLKGGNDGLNTIVPLYDYDTYSNARPTLRIKENELFKFNDDFGMAKYANKLERMWGDGMMKVVHGVGYENSSLSHFKGSDIWATTDPKSENEEGWMGRYFEQIFPDYLTNPPKKPTAIQIGNAGNLIFDTADSNYAFAVADPKKLYQIARNGELYDMTKIPDCTHGEKISYIKGVANATFAYAGVINDAFDKSSDFGNYSKDKLGQQLSIIARLIKGNLGTKVYMVELGGFDTHNDQLNRHETLITTLSETIANFYNDLKDAGWDDKVLSMTISEFGRRVEENGSAGTDHGTASQTMLFGSGLDGNGFIGKHPDLSDLNKNGNLKPNTDFRSMYATVLKEWLCVDPKLIDTALLGANYDILSLGFSCNKTLGSNTDFISTDIFEHKVTYIDRQTYLNINLQNTMHVDIRLFNMLGQKVATLQNKILTGGKHVINVKSKVGLRLDEGQYIYKIKIGQRVFSKPLMIL, encoded by the coding sequence ATGACTACAAAAAAGCAAAATACTCATGTTGCGGACTCCTGTAATCATGAAGAACATAAACAATGGAACCGTCGGTCTTTTCTACAAGCTTTAGGTATAGTAGGTGGAGGTACCATGGCATTAGCTAATTCCGCTCTTTCGGTTGCCAAACCTTCTCCACTTGCTGCTGCTATAAATACTGCTGATAATGATCGAATTTTAGTATTAATACGATTAAAAGGGGGCAACGATGGGTTAAATACCATTGTTCCTTTATATGACTATGATACTTATTCAAATGCACGCCCTACCCTACGTATTAAAGAAAATGAACTTTTTAAGTTTAACGATGATTTCGGGATGGCAAAATATGCTAATAAACTGGAACGAATGTGGGGGGACGGTATGATGAAAGTCGTGCATGGAGTAGGTTACGAAAATAGCTCACTTTCGCATTTTAAAGGATCGGATATCTGGGCAACCACAGATCCTAAAAGCGAAAATGAAGAAGGATGGATGGGTAGGTATTTCGAACAAATTTTTCCGGACTATCTTACAAACCCACCTAAAAAGCCTACTGCCATACAGATTGGGAATGCCGGAAACCTTATTTTTGATACCGCAGACAGTAACTACGCTTTTGCCGTAGCAGATCCTAAAAAGTTATACCAGATTGCTAGAAACGGGGAGTTATACGACATGACTAAAATTCCTGATTGTACACATGGGGAGAAAATAAGTTATATTAAAGGAGTAGCTAATGCCACCTTTGCTTATGCGGGTGTTATTAATGACGCTTTCGATAAATCCTCAGATTTTGGCAATTATTCTAAAGACAAGTTAGGACAACAGTTAAGTATTATAGCACGTTTGATCAAAGGAAATCTGGGGACCAAAGTGTATATGGTGGAACTGGGCGGTTTTGATACGCATAACGATCAACTTAACAGACATGAAACTTTAATAACTACCTTATCAGAAACTATTGCCAATTTCTATAATGATTTAAAGGATGCCGGTTGGGATGACAAAGTGCTATCTATGACTATATCAGAGTTCGGGCGACGAGTAGAAGAAAACGGTTCAGCGGGAACAGACCATGGTACCGCTTCTCAAACTATGTTATTCGGATCAGGGCTTGATGGTAATGGTTTTATAGGTAAACATCCGGATCTTTCGGATTTAAATAAAAATGGTAATCTAAAACCAAACACTGATTTTAGATCTATGTATGCTACAGTTTTAAAAGAATGGTTGTGCGTAGACCCTAAACTTATAGATACGGCTCTACTAGGTGCTAATTACGATATATTATCTTTAGGTTTTAGTTGTAATAAAACTTTAGGAAGTAATACTGATTTTATAAGCACTGATATCTTTGAACATAAGGTAACATATATAGATAGACAAACTTATTTAAATATAAATTTGCAAAATACCATGCATGTGGATATCCGGTTGTTTAATATGTTAGGGCAAAAAGTAGCGACCTTACAAAACAAAATATTAACCGGTGGAAAGCATGTAATTAATGTAAAATCCAAGGTAGGACTTCGCCTGGATGAAGGTCAATATATCTATAAAATTAAAATAGGTCAGCGAGTATTCAGTAAACCCTTAATGATCTTATAG
- a CDS encoding S66 peptidase family protein yields MKFPQFLKKGDQIAVVCPARKIDYRMIEASVGIIKNQGFIPVIGETVGKSNHQFAGTDEERLQDLQKQLDTPAIKAIWCARGGYGTVRIIDQLDFTEFLKHPKWIIGYSDITVLHSHLHNLSVASMHGPLALDLYQCSHKAIDTFTELLSGQKKTIILKSSKKNKIGKASGQLVGGNLSMLYSLCGSPTTIDTRGKILCIEDLDEYLYHMDRMLQNLKRNGYFDQLKGLIVGGMTSMHDNTVPFGKKAKSIILEVVKEYDFPVVFNFPMGHVDDNLALILGAEVELKVEKEEVCFRYV; encoded by the coding sequence ATGAAGTTTCCGCAGTTTTTAAAAAAAGGTGATCAGATAGCCGTGGTTTGTCCTGCCCGAAAGATTGATTATCGAATGATCGAAGCTTCGGTTGGGATTATTAAAAATCAGGGATTTATCCCAGTAATTGGAGAGACCGTGGGTAAATCAAATCATCAATTTGCCGGAACTGATGAGGAAAGATTACAGGATTTACAAAAGCAATTAGATACGCCTGCGATTAAAGCTATTTGGTGCGCCCGGGGTGGCTACGGAACTGTCCGGATTATCGACCAACTTGATTTTACGGAGTTTTTAAAACATCCGAAATGGATTATTGGCTACTCGGATATTACCGTACTGCATTCGCATCTTCATAACCTGTCGGTGGCTTCTATGCACGGGCCACTGGCTTTGGATTTGTACCAGTGTTCTCATAAAGCTATTGACACTTTTACCGAGTTGCTTTCCGGTCAAAAGAAGACGATCATTTTAAAAAGTTCAAAGAAAAATAAAATTGGTAAAGCAAGCGGGCAATTGGTAGGAGGGAACTTGTCTATGTTGTATTCTCTTTGTGGTTCTCCAACTACTATTGATACCCGGGGCAAAATTCTTTGTATCGAAGACCTGGATGAATATTTATATCATATGGATCGGATGCTTCAAAATTTAAAAAGAAACGGTTATTTTGATCAGTTAAAAGGCTTAATTGTAGGCGGAATGACAAGTATGCATGATAATACGGTACCTTTTGGAAAGAAAGCAAAAAGTATTATTTTGGAAGTGGTTAAAGAATATGATTTCCCAGTGGTATTTAATTTTCCTATGGGACATGTGGATGATAATTTGGCGCTTATTCTGGGAGCTGAAGTAGAATTAAAGGTAGAGAAAGAAGAGGTTTGTTTTAGGTATGTGTGA
- a CDS encoding YraN family protein, with amino-acid sequence MAEHYDLGKEGEKLARDYLVKKGYAILEINYRHLKAEVDIIARKGDILVAVEVKTRSTADFGNPQDFVKPKQIQRLVKAVNHYVHLKDLDVEVRFDIVSIIKNRLGTRIEHLEDAFYHF; translated from the coding sequence ATGGCGGAACATTATGATTTGGGTAAAGAAGGGGAGAAGTTGGCCAGAGATTATTTGGTTAAAAAAGGTTATGCGATTCTTGAGATAAACTATCGTCATTTAAAAGCTGAAGTTGATATTATTGCCAGAAAAGGAGATATCCTAGTTGCCGTAGAGGTTAAAACCCGAAGTACCGCGGATTTTGGTAACCCGCAAGATTTTGTAAAACCGAAACAAATACAACGTCTGGTTAAAGCAGTAAACCATTACGTACACCTAAAAGACCTGGACGTAGAGGTGCGTTTTGATATTGTTTCCATTATTAAAAATAGACTAGGTACCCGGATTGAACACCTGGAGGATGCTTTTTATCACTTTTAA
- a CDS encoding DUF1800 domain-containing protein, with amino-acid sequence METTLTSCNSSSLATFVPSGKKPWNVQKVTHLYRRAAFGANKATITDALTKSPSQVVDNLVDEAVAKNPTTAPPWGNWTKKQFEKTSKKIFQYRRDWQNQMAEDLFENDLRDRMTLFWSNHFVTESQSYNSPSYMFQYYNLLQLHAVGNFKDFTRDIGLSNAMLVYLNGRENTKRKPNENYARELYELFTLGVDNGYTQEDIVETSKALTGYNDRTEVWAPITFNQNKFNNDPKTIFGRTGNWGYNDVIDILFEEKPDLIANFICKKLYAYFISPDINKNIVNQLANTFKNNNFEIAPVLKRLFKSQHFFDENTYGVIVKSPADVQICFLKELDLKTEASFKIFDKVRGGNAFLGQSLLDPIDVAGWQGDLSWIGSSTLVARWDRILYYINRAFKHDKEQFRTIATNIVGTNNNDVKDVSRKLVDFFMPKALFDEDEYEEALEIFKDQVPDSYFVDGTWVLSSSSSTPTQMYRLLNYIIKIPEFQLK; translated from the coding sequence ATGGAAACAACCCTTACAAGTTGTAACTCTTCCTCATTGGCTACCTTTGTACCTTCAGGAAAAAAGCCCTGGAACGTGCAAAAAGTAACCCATTTATATAGAAGAGCTGCTTTTGGTGCGAATAAAGCAACAATTACGGATGCTTTGACCAAGTCCCCATCTCAAGTCGTAGATAATTTAGTAGACGAAGCTGTTGCTAAAAATCCGACTACTGCTCCACCATGGGGTAATTGGACAAAAAAACAATTTGAAAAAACCAGTAAAAAAATATTTCAGTATCGTAGAGACTGGCAAAATCAAATGGCCGAAGACCTATTTGAAAATGACCTGCGTGACCGAATGACTTTATTCTGGAGTAATCATTTTGTTACTGAATCTCAGTCATATAACAGTCCTTCTTATATGTTTCAGTACTATAATTTACTACAATTACATGCCGTAGGAAATTTTAAAGATTTTACAAGAGATATTGGTTTATCCAATGCCATGTTAGTGTATCTTAACGGAAGGGAAAATACTAAAAGAAAACCTAATGAAAATTATGCCCGTGAACTTTATGAATTATTTACTTTAGGAGTAGATAATGGGTATACGCAAGAGGACATTGTAGAAACTTCCAAAGCTTTAACCGGTTATAATGATAGAACCGAAGTCTGGGCTCCGATAACTTTTAATCAAAATAAGTTTAATAACGATCCTAAAACAATCTTTGGCAGAACCGGTAATTGGGGGTATAATGATGTTATTGATATTTTATTTGAAGAAAAACCTGACCTTATTGCGAACTTTATTTGTAAAAAGTTATATGCATATTTTATTAGTCCGGACATTAATAAAAATATAGTAAATCAACTTGCAAACACCTTTAAAAATAACAATTTTGAAATTGCCCCGGTATTAAAAAGGCTATTCAAAAGTCAGCATTTCTTTGATGAAAACACCTACGGGGTAATTGTGAAGAGTCCCGCGGATGTGCAAATTTGTTTTTTAAAGGAATTAGATCTAAAAACGGAAGCCTCCTTTAAAATATTTGATAAAGTAAGAGGAGGGAATGCTTTTTTAGGTCAGTCTTTATTAGATCCGATAGATGTAGCTGGTTGGCAGGGAGACTTGAGTTGGATAGGTTCCAGCACCCTGGTAGCCAGGTGGGATCGTATATTATATTATATAAATAGGGCTTTTAAGCATGATAAAGAACAGTTCAGAACAATAGCTACTAATATTGTAGGTACTAATAATAATGATGTAAAGGATGTGAGCCGTAAACTGGTAGATTTTTTTATGCCTAAAGCATTATTTGATGAAGATGAGTATGAAGAGGCATTAGAAATTTTTAAAGATCAGGTACCGGATAGTTATTTTGTTGATGGCACCTGGGTGCTAAGTAGTTCTTCAAGTACGCCTACTCAAATGTACCGACTACTAAATTACATTATCAAAATCCCTGAATTTCAACTTAAATAA
- a CDS encoding DUF1501 domain-containing protein → MSTQHNHTRTTNGTCNPDEHKAWNRRSFLQALGLVGGGSMMLANSNLTVSRPSPLSVALSETENDKILIICRLGGGNDGFNTIVPVYDYDTYANARPLIKIPPSEFINLEKDQFAMPKPMNKLENMWGDGQMKVVHGVGYEDQSLSHFKGTDIWANTNITERERSGFMGRYFQDLYPDYLFNPPAAPPSIQIGSIGNLIFRGPDNHFSFAISNPERLEQIIENETFYDLNNLPDCTYGEKLKFLRETTNVTYNYADEISAAFNRSSDFAGYLEDDGFARQLRIIARLIKGNLGTKVFMVTLGGFDTHNDQIQRHQKLLNSLSEGITNFYADLADAGWDDKVLTMTISEFGRRFKENGSLGTDHGTAAPIMFFGTGLNGNGFIGDHPSLSNLTRGGNVSNTNDFRQVYSTVMKEWLCVNAEVVDKALLGAQFESLDLGFNCSGSTNTIPLDGERLNHVVTYTDNQTYININNPETTHVDISLFNIIGQKIGTLRNEMMLEGQTTVNVKEEIGTRLSTGQYLYRIETNQGEFSNTLLIS, encoded by the coding sequence ATGTCTACACAACATAACCATACCAGAACTACAAACGGCACCTGCAACCCTGATGAACATAAAGCCTGGAATCGCAGGTCTTTCCTACAAGCATTAGGCTTAGTAGGCGGAGGAAGTATGATGCTGGCTAATAGTAACCTGACTGTTTCCCGGCCCTCACCTCTCTCTGTAGCCCTAAGTGAAACTGAAAATGATAAAATCTTAATTATTTGTCGCCTGGGCGGAGGTAACGACGGGTTTAATACCATTGTGCCGGTGTACGACTACGACACTTATGCAAATGCCCGACCCTTAATCAAAATTCCGCCCAGTGAATTTATCAACCTGGAAAAAGACCAGTTTGCCATGCCCAAACCCATGAATAAACTGGAAAATATGTGGGGAGACGGACAAATGAAAGTTGTACATGGCGTAGGTTATGAAGATCAGAGTTTATCGCATTTTAAAGGAACCGATATTTGGGCAAATACCAATATAACTGAGAGAGAGCGTTCCGGATTTATGGGACGTTATTTTCAGGATTTGTATCCGGATTATTTATTTAATCCCCCGGCAGCGCCACCTTCCATCCAGATAGGAAGTATAGGTAATCTGATTTTTAGGGGACCGGACAATCACTTTTCATTTGCTATTTCCAATCCGGAACGTTTAGAGCAAATTATAGAAAACGAAACTTTTTATGACTTGAATAACCTACCGGACTGTACCTATGGCGAAAAGTTAAAGTTTTTACGAGAAACTACTAATGTTACCTACAACTATGCAGATGAAATTTCAGCAGCTTTTAACCGAAGTTCGGATTTTGCCGGGTATCTGGAAGATGATGGTTTTGCCAGACAATTACGTATTATTGCTCGATTAATAAAAGGAAATTTAGGCACAAAGGTATTTATGGTTACATTAGGTGGTTTTGACACCCATAATGATCAAATACAACGTCATCAGAAATTGTTAAATTCTTTATCCGAAGGTATTACCAATTTTTATGCAGACCTGGCAGATGCCGGGTGGGATGATAAAGTATTAACCATGACCATATCAGAATTTGGCAGAAGGTTTAAAGAAAACGGTTCATTAGGCACTGATCACGGTACAGCAGCCCCCATTATGTTTTTTGGTACCGGGTTAAACGGTAATGGTTTTATAGGAGATCATCCTAGTCTTTCTAACTTAACCCGCGGAGGCAATGTATCTAATACTAATGACTTTAGACAAGTATACTCAACGGTGATGAAAGAATGGCTTTGTGTAAATGCAGAAGTGGTCGATAAGGCACTTCTAGGTGCGCAATTTGAATCATTGGATTTAGGCTTCAACTGTTCCGGAAGCACTAATACTATTCCTCTCGACGGAGAACGTTTAAACCACGTTGTAACTTATACGGACAATCAAACCTATATTAATATTAATAATCCGGAAACAACTCATGTAGACATTTCACTTTTTAACATTATAGGACAGAAAATAGGTACGTTACGCAATGAGATGATGCTGGAAGGACAAACGACTGTTAATGTTAAAGAAGAAATAGGAACCCGGTTAAGTACCGGACAGTATCTATATCGTATTGAAACGAATCAAGGAGAGTTTAGCAATACTTTACTTATAAGCTAA